One Cardiocondyla obscurior isolate alpha-2009 linkage group LG16, Cobs3.1, whole genome shotgun sequence genomic region harbors:
- the LOC139108826 gene encoding uncharacterized protein, which yields MLIYDVLHKERVYHAVAGNLRDLGVKYRFKKSMLKSERPEAGRDIPKKVFGTPLFYQALDIVSLSSGAIVHVPVFVIRATTFLEGHLTQEGLFRKAGSQARQRDLVSRLDIGSGFGDKHHAIDIASCLKIFFRDLPEPLIPYIYHDLFVHCALLKTHRVQALLLACMLLPPYHLNTLAYLMEFLKKVSMHEKQNKMDIDNLAKVITPNIMPLQEISISAMQNRLQMHLTIIKILIENSENIGVLPLHIAQSISVETSGSTENGLDSFELHRKQHKKKKYRSGSLTRMFNGLKKMVGKSTDDVSTINQPQSHLHATQLDMASNKFTKKRKVAEGESSSNIKKKRIADKLDKSKKLRLSLDKFAPKNKQKNVDGDLSDSYTGSYKLCNERRWSSISNSFEAHKICECDNEIDLGLMKYDEPSSNDFRQEYNDVFINATVDLSNESNERDLFVSKSRRRSNNEPWHANVSTSTRKLDSMDESDNICSLTPEEKTDLEEFDTFLPTGDVISTLSDNHCEEDYVRIPKREYEDIKNRVSAIESRISQEFGCIYDEKNDITTHSLNNVQTAYEKTLEEASIESTLTSDYLAKRLSKELKIRRSSEHKIIRSPSARKIGSLRRRSQEKITSKRVRRTASWHCSPEYGLQHRVQLGRQVYPIEKQLIYSSKHLEERSHSAEKCNPNISDNVRDEIACLHNQINTLISRSNEQHKISNNDLNLSGLKDVHLNNRTTTSVHRASSFHGKDFVDNSSYFDKKIDDLKKANSHQNIALNNDCSQRDKITFEGSNKISWKDADKYFKSTSRTNTPAPQTGRASVAKLRTQNAGMVLAKARLFDEGTTKTSECILNNISNKKSFRDNATKRSPGAAKEMNIENFNCNRTQVSRKKSNKEIKVKNRQVSSQVKAQADTSLKSYKKELNEPYHFTRKLENQKLSSNKDPAPYQAFANDKGVDVTHNVKTQKENIAAKGSIKSVNATVESLNISPYKPYVSKTPHIKRPLTVKTPKSSKVVRRAPVDTRRTPLKATAHLGTPKRQSPRSILKTRTLSTYT from the exons ATGCTGATCTACGATGTGCTGCACAAGGAGAGAGTGTACCACGCTGTCGCCGGCAACCTTAGGGATCTTGGAGTTAAGTATCGCTTTAAAAAGAGCATGCTTAAGAGCGAGAGGCCGGAGGCTGGCCGGGACATTCCCAAGAAAGTCTTCGGAACGCCGTTGTTCTATCAGGCCCTGGACATCGTCAGCCTTTCCTCGGGCGCTATAGTTCACGTGCCGGTGTTTGTGATCCGGGCCACGACGTTTTTGGAAGGCCACCTCACCCAGGAGGGTCTGTTCAGAAAGGCCGGTTCTCAGGCGCGACAGCGGGATCTAGTATCCCGTTTGGACATCGGCAGCGGTTTTGGTGACAAGCATCATGCGATTGACATTGCCAGCTGCTTAAAGATTTTCTTCCGGGACCTGCCAGAACCACTGATCCCATACATATATCACGATTTATTCGTCCACTGTGCACTACTGAAGACCCACCGGGTGCAGGCATTACTTTTGGCATGCATGCTGCTGCCGCCGTATCACTTAAATACTTTGGCATATCTCATGGAGTTTTTGAAGAAAGTTTCCATGCATGAAAAACAGAACAAGATGGATATTGACAACTTGGCAAAAGTTATCACGCCAAATATAATGCCACTGCAGGAAATATCTATATCAGCAATGCAAAATAGACTACAAATGCATTTAACTATTATTAAG ATTTTGATTGAAAATTCAGAAAACATTGGTGTCTTACCACTTCACATTGCTCAAAGTATTTCTGTAGAGACAAGTGGCAGCACAGAGAATGGCCTGGACTCATTTGAATTGCATAGAAAGCagcataaaaagaaaaaatatcgcAGTGGAAGTTTAACAA GAATGTTCAATGGTTTGAAGAAAATGGTTGGAAAAAGCACAGATGATGTATCTACCATTAATCAACCACAGTCTCACTTACATGCAACACAATTAGATATGGCTTCTAACAAATttaccaaaaaacgaaaagtaGCTGAAGGGGAATCTTCTtcaaatataaagaaaaa aaGAATAGCCGACAAACTGGATAAGTCAAAGAAACTAAGACTGAGTTTGGACAAGTTTGCTCCAAAGAATAAACAA aagAACGTCGATGGTGACTTGTCAGATTCATATACGGGCAGTTATAAGCTGTGCAACGAAAGGCGTTGGAGTTCGATAAGCAACTCTTTCGAAGCACACAAAATATGCGAATGCGACAATGAAATAGATCTGGGATTAATGAAATATGATGAACCATCGAGTAATGATTTTCGTCAAGAGTACAACGACGTGTTCATTAACGCCACTGTGGATTTGTCAAATGAAAGCAACGAGCGGGACTTGTTTGTAAGCAAGAGTCGTCGTAGGAGCAATAACGAACCATGGCATGCAAATGTGAGCACGAGTACGAGGAAATTGGACTCTATGGATGAAAGTGACAACATATGCTCATTAACCCCAGAGGAAAAGACTGATTTAGAAGAATTTGACACGTTTCTTCCCACCGGTGACGTAATATCTACATTGAGCGATAATCACTGTGAAGAAGATTATGTCAGAATCCCCAAGAGAGAATACGAAGACATAAAGAACCGAGTTTCCGCGATTGAATCGCGCATTTCCCAAGAATTCGGATGTATATATGACGAGAAGAATGACATAACTACTCATTCATTGAATAATGTACAAACCGCATACGAGAAAACATTAGAAGAGGCTAGTATCGAGAGTACTCTGACAAGCGATTACCTAGCAAAAAGACTGAGTAAAGAACTGAAAATCAGAAGATCAAGTgagcataaaataataagatctCCTAGTGCAAGAAAAATTGGATCGTTAAGAAGACGTTcgcaagaaaaaattacaag CAAACGCGTTAGAAGAACTGCTTCATGGCATTGTTCTCCGGAATACGGCTTGCAACATCGTGTTCAACTCGGGAGACAAGTTTATCCCATCgaaaagcaattaatttattcgagtAAGCACCTAGAAGAACGTTCTCATTCCGCCGAAAAATGTAACCCAAATATTTCGGACAATGTAAGAGACGAAATAGCCTGTCTGCACAATCAAATTAACACGCTAATTTCTCGTTCAAACGAACAACACAAGATTTCAAACAATGACTTAAATCTTTCTGGACTTAAAGATGTGCATTTAAATAACCGGACAACCACATCTGTGCATAGAGCATCATCTTTTCATGGAAAAGATTTTGTTGATAACTCGTCCTACTTTGACAAGAAGATCGATGATTTGAAAAAGGCGAACAGTCATCAAAATATAGCTTTAAATAACGATTGTTCACAGCGGGATAAGATTACTTTCGAGGGCTCGAACAAAATATCTTGGAAAGACGCGGATAAGTATTTCAAGTCGACTTCTCGAACGAATACGCCCGCTCCACAGACGGGCAGGGCATCCGTCGCGAAACTACGAACGCAAAACGCTGGAATGGTGCTGGCCAAAGCAAGATTGTTCGACGAGGGTACAACGAAAACGTCTGAATGCATACTGAATAACATATCGAACAAGAAATCCTTTCGTGACAATGCAACTAAACGTTCTCCGGGCGCGGCCAAGGAAATGAATATCGAAAATTTCAATTGTAATAGGACGCAAGTCTCCCGGAAAAAATCCAACAAGGAGATAAAGGTAAAAAATCGCCAGGTATCGTCGCAAGTGAAAGCGCAGGCGGACACGTCGCTGAAGtcatataaaaaagaattgaacgAGCCTTATCATTTCACTCGTAAGCTTGAAAATCAGAAACTTTCGAGCAACAAGGACCCAGCTCCATATCAAGCATTTGCAAACGATAAGGGAGTCGACGTCACGCACAATGTGAAAACTCAGAAGGAAAATATCGCCGCGAAGGGGTCGATTAAATCCGTCAACGCAACAGTGGAGAGCCTGAATATTTCTCCTTACAAACCATACGTGAGCAAAACCCCACATATCAAGCGGCCTTTGACAGTGAAAACGCCGAAGAGTTCGAAGGTGGTTCGTAGAGCACCGGTTGATACGCGCAGAACGCCGCTGAAGGCGACAGCGCACTTAGGAACCCCAAAGCGTCAGAGTCCCAGAAGTATTTTGAAAACGCGGACTCTTAGCACGTACACGTAA
- the Sip3 gene encoding E3 ubiquitin-protein ligase synoviolin B, protein MRLRVAYVCTFVLHVGTAQDRRGRRVHRDPIREILRVTHAGVGDLSLSAGKRAGHPVERPAAKMREAGIMLISTALTCVVIGNAYYQKKQFYPTVVHITKSNPSMTVIYTQGFILAFMINAFLRKIFFGTLRAAELEHLVEKVWYAVTETCLAFTVFRDDFSPKFIALFTLLLFLKSFHWLAEDRVDYMERSPVITWLFHLRVATLLSLLFSINLTMINYAYNTTATKGPSVQLVFGFEYAILLTVVFNITVKYILHTIDLQSETPWDNKPVFLLYTELIIGILKVFLYVAFVTLMIKLFTLPLFALRPMYYTMRDFKKAFHDIVMSRRAIRNMNTLYPDATTEELAAADNVCIICREEMVTASKKLPCNHIFHTACLRSWFQRQQTCPTCRLNILRPTPNNAPPRQPNPPQPPQVPPQPPQAPGVNPIGPPFHFPVFWAGLPAPGLPPQQQQQQQQPQPQQQQPQQQQPQNNVGGTSPPQNPVPPTGNIPLFPPLFPTIVPLPPIPVPPPNLIELSEEELRAMEGNLRQAVEARIQTLQRIQLLLDAANAMMNQYQTAAATANIPVNSNFTTNVNSASDMSATAKPGPSGATSATNSVNSDSSQIKVESAATSSTPKENASTSSIARDDASVCSDTIDLSRTENSSEQEMLRKRRLQKFSPPPTE, encoded by the exons ATGCGCCTACGTGTGGCATACGTGTGCACGTTTGTATTGCACGTCGGGACAGCACAGGATCGTCGGGGACGTCGGGTACACCGCGATCCTATCCGGGAAATTCTTCGTGTAACGCACGCAGGTGTCGGCGATCTCTCCCTCTCGGCTGGAAAGCGCGCGGGCCACCCGGTGGAGCGCCCGGCCGCAAAGATGAGAGAGGCCGGGATCATGCTGATAAGCACCGCGCTAACGTGCGTTGTTATTGGCAATGCGTACTACCAGAAAAAACAGTTTTACCCAACGGTTGTCCACATAACCAAATCCAATCCGAGTATGACG GTAATCTACACGCAAGGGTTCATTCTCGCGTTCATGATCAACGCCTTCCTGCGGAAGATCTTCTTCGGCACCCTACGCGCCGCTGAGCTGGAG CATCTGGTAGAAAAGGTCTGGTATGCCGTGACAGAGACGTGTCTGGCATTCACAGTGTTCAGAGATGACTTTAGTCCTAAATTCATAGCGTTATTTACTCTTCTCTTGTTCCTAAAATCATTTCACTGGCTGGCTGAGGACCGGGTTGATTAT atGGAAAGAAGCCCAGTGATAACGTGGTTGTTTCATCTCAGAGTTGCTACTTTACTGAGTCTCTTGTTTTCCATCAATTTAACAATGATTAATTATGCCTATAACACGACGGCTACAAAGGGCCCCTCGGTGCAGCTTGTGTTCGGCTTTGAATATGCTATTTTGCTAACAGTTGTCTTCAACATCACTGTGAAGTACATCCTGCATACCATTGACTTGCAGAGTGAGACACCGTGGGACAACAAGCCAGTATTTCTGTTGTACACCGAGTTAATTATCGgcatattaaaa gTTTTTCTCTACGTCGCCTTTGTAACcttaatgataaaattatttacgttacCCCTGTTTGCACTGCGTCCCATGTATTATACGATGCGAGACTTTAAAAAGGCATTCCACGACATCGTGATGTCTCGGAGAGCTATTAGAAACATGAACACACTTTATCCCGACGCGACGACCGAGGAATTGGCTGCCGCGGACAACGTTTGCATTATATGCCG agaGGAGATGGTTACGGCCAGCAAAAAGTTGCCGTGCAATCACATTTTTCACACCGCGTGCTTGCGCTCTTGGTTCCAACGCCAGCAAACGTGTCCGACGTGTCGCTTGAATATTCTCAGGCCTACGCCAAATAACGCGCCACCCAGACAACCAAATCCCCCGCAGCCTCCACAGGTGCCTCCGCAGCCTCCGCAAGCACCTGGTGTTAACCCTATCG GACCACCATTTCACTTCCCCGTATTCTGGGCTGGCTTACCCGCTCCAGGATTACCGCCacaacagcaacagcagcaacaacaaccTCAACCTCAACAGCAGCAGCCCCAGCAACAGCAGCCTCAAAACAATGTCGGTGGTACCTCTCCGCCTCAAAATCCAGTACCACCCACCGGGAATATCCCGCTTTTCCCGCCGCTGTTCCCCACAATAGTACCATTACCGCCTATTCCTGTGCCGCCGCCGAATTTAATTGAGCTGAGTGAAGAAGAGCTCAGAGCCATGGAGGGTAACTTGCGGCAAGCAGTCGAAGCCAGGATACAAACGCTGCAGAGGATTCAGCTTTTGTTGGACGCAGCCAACGCGATGATGAATCAATATCAGACGGCAGCTGCTACCGCTAA CATTCCTGTGAACAGTAATTTTACGACCAATGTCAATAGTGCATCTGACATGTCTGCAACGGCAAAGCCAGGACCAAGCGGTGCGACAAGCGCAACAAATAGCGTCAACAGCGACAGTTCGCAAATTAAAGTAGAAAGCGCTGCTACTTCGAGCACGCCGAAAGAGAATGCTTCTACCTCGAGTATCGCGAGGGACGACGCATCAGTATGTAGCGACACGATAGATTTATCCAGGACTGAAAACTCAAGCGAACAGGAAATGCTGCGCAAACGTAGgttacaaaaattttcacCCCCACCGACagaataa
- the Flfl gene encoding serine/threonine-protein phosphatase 4 regulatory subunit 3 codes for MTDTRRRVKLYALNADRQWDDRGTGHVSSSYVERLKGISLLVRAESDGSLLLESKIQPDTAYQKQQDTLIVWSEGDNFDLALSFQEKAGCDEIWEKICQVQGKDPSVEITQDIVEESEDERFDEMSDAAPPIELPPCELSRLEDINELIENCLTSPMRKDKLGTALETEGYIKKLLNLFRTCEDLENIEGLHHLYDIFKNIFLLNKNGLFEIMFSDESIFDVVGCLEYEPTLSQPKRHREYLRQLARFKQAIPITNTELLAKIHQTYRVQYIQDVVLPTPSVFEDNMLSTLSSFIFFNKVEIVTLIQDDEKFLTELFRQLTDEATLDSKRRDLVLFLKEFCNFSQNLQPQGKEAFYKTLTALGILPALEITLAMNDAQTKTASIDILTYIVEYSPSVVRDYTLQQINNTEQDQMLVNVIVAQLVGDSDPELGGAVQLAGVLRLLLDPENMLASVNKSEKTDFLNYFYKNSIGTLIAPLLANTIGERPAREDYRTVQLLGLILELLSFCVEHHTYHIKNCILNKDLLRRILVLMKSTHTFLVLCALRFMRKIIALKDEFYNRYIIKGNLFAPVFDAFVRNNGRYNLLDSAILEMFEFIKLEDIKSLCSHVVENFSKELEAIDYVQTFKALKLRYEQHQDKLKDRDRATIDSVPSILRNSRYRRDQRQLDEEEELWFNEEEEFDEDTKSHQQQQQQQSVLNNNTANNNITSQQPQINNSSSTTNESPITSDINPTPAIGTVEKTGTALFKKGLVDYEGDSDEEDEDSELSPSPKRQRLS; via the exons ATGACCGACACGCGTAGAAGGGTAAAGCTGTACGCTCTCAACGCGGACAGACAATGGGACGACCGTGGCACAGGCCACGTCTCCTCATCCTATGTCGAAAGACTGAAAGGGATTTCCCTCTTAGTGAGAGCCGAGAGCGACGGTTCTCTCTTACTGGAGAGCAAGATACAGCCTGATACTGCATATCAGAAACAACAG GATACTCTGATAGTATGGTCCGAAGGAGATAATTTCGATTTAGCCCTAAGTTTCCAAGAGAAAGCTGGCTGTGACGAAATATGGGAGAAAATATGTCAGGTACAAGGGAAAGATCCGTCAGTGGAGATCACACAGGATATCGTGGAAGAGTCCGAGGACGAGCGGTTCGACGAAATGTCGGATGCTGCACCGCCCATTGAGCTACCTCCATGCGAGCTCAGCCGGTTGGAAGATATCAACGAGCTTATTGAGAATTGCTTGACGTCCCCAATGAGAAAGGACAAGCTGGGAACAGCCCTAGAGACCGAGGGCTACATTAAAAAGCTGCTGAATCTTTTTCGCACGTGTGAGGATCTGGAGAACATCGAGGGATTACACCACCTTTAcgacatatttaaaaatattttcctacTCAATAAAAACGGATTGTTTGAGATCATGTTCAGCGACGAGTCGATCTTTGACGTTGTCGGCTGTCTGGAATACGAACCGACATTGTCTCAGCCAAAGAGGCACCGGGAGTATCTCCGACAGTTGGCCAGATTCAAGCAGGCGATTCCTATTACGAATACCGAGCTGCTGGCGAAAATCCACCAGACATACAGAGTTCAATACATTCAAGACGTAGTGCTGCCAACCCCGAGTGTATTCGAGGACAACATGTTGAGTACATTGAGTAGTTTTATATTCTTCAATAAAGTTGAAATAGTGACTTTGATACAGGACGACGAGAAGTTTCTTACCGAGCTTTTTCGCCAACTGACGGACGAGGCGACCCTAGATAGCAAGCGACGTGACTTAGTCCTTTTTCTAAAAGAGTTTTGCAACTTTTCGCAAAACTTACAGCCGCAGGGCAAGGAAGCGTTTTATAAGACCTTAACGGCGCTCGGTATACTCCCCGCTTTGGAGATTACTCTGGCGATGAATGACGCGCAGACAAAAACCGCCAGTATAGACATATTAACTTACATCGTGGAGTACTCACCGAGTGTTGTACGCGATTACACGCTGCAGCAGATAAACAACACAGAGCAGGACCAAATGTTAGTGAATGTAATAGTCGCCCAACTGGTCGGGGACAGCGATCCCGAGTTGGGTGGAGCAGTGCAGCTGGCCGGCGTGCTGCGTCTACTACTGGATCCGGAGAATATGCTGGCATCTGTTAACAAATCAGAAAAGACTGATTtcttaaattacttttacaaGAATAGCATTGGTACTCTGATAGCCCCTCTTTTGGCGAACACAATCGGCGAACGGCCCGCGAGAGAAGACTACAGAACAGTACAACTTTTGGGATTGATTTTGGAATTGTTGTCGTTCTGTGTGGAACACCACACATACCATATTAAAAACTGCATACTGAACAAGGATTTACTCAGACGAATATTGGTTTTGATGAAGTCAACACACACGTTTTTAGTGCTATGTGCATTGAGGTTTATGAGAAAAATTATAGCATTAAAGgatgaattttataataggtATATAATTAAGGGTAACTTGTTCGCACCTGTATTTGATGCATTTGTGAGAAACAACGGCAGATACAATCTTTTAGACTCGGCTATATTGGAAATgtttgaatttataaaatta GAGGATATCAAATCACTATGTTCTCATGTTGTTGAAAACTTCTCAAAGGAATTGGAAGCAATCGATTATGTACAAACGTTTAAGGCGTTAAAGTTAAGGTATGAACAGCATCAAGATAAGTTGAAAGATCGTGATAGAGCCACGATTGATAG tgTCCCATCAATCTTGCGGAACAGTCGGTATCGAAGGGACCAGAGGCAGCTAGACGAAGAAGAGGAACTATGGTTTAATGAAGAGGAAGAGTTTGATGAAG aCACGAAAAGTCaccagcagcaacagcaacagcagtccgtattaaataacaataccGCTAATAACAACATTACCTCACAACAGCCACAGATCAATAATAGCTCGTCAACAACGAATGAATCGCCAATTACTTCGGACATAAATCCCACTCCGGCTATTGGTACTGTGGAAAAAACGGGAACTGCATTGTTTaagaag GGGTTAGTCGATTATGAAGGAGATTCTGATGAGGAGGATGAAGATTCAGAATTAAGTCCTTCCCCAAAGCGGCAACGATTGTCATAG
- the LOC139108839 gene encoding cilia- and flagella-associated protein 36 isoform X2: MEDMGITPEQFEHACTVNRDTKIPIHFQQNLFEQIWAANEYEIFKRMMIQKNLELQLQALNMIEQKYGLTPASLVYETDGFLDDELVMEDLIHKHALEDQGEEEEPGISSETTLIAEHERLAAEYHNERALLEEALRKSKDNSQNTSEDESAEEVEYASTAAEKEAVNQLKKTKPLKPIPTSIKKSDEEETSAEDIKKRQEYLKARRDKLVALKKEARSQQLEMNKTRPSSARVVAEATLKGQQELEAAQAVDPSILQVRRALAARLKAEVVHK, from the exons ATGGAAGATATGGGTATTACACCGGAACAGTTCGAGCACGCCTGTACAGTAAACAGGGATACAAAGATTCCAATACATTTCCAACAA AATTTGTTCGAACAAATATGGGCGGCGAATGAGTACGAGATATTCAAAAGGATGATGATACAAAAGAATCTGGAGCTGCAGCTGCAAGCATTAAATATGATTGAGCAGAAATACGGTCTCACACCTGCTTCTCTCGTATATGAGACGGACGGGTTCCTTGATGATGAACTCGTCATGGAGGATTTGATACA CAAGCATGCTTTGGAAGATCAAGGCGAGGAAGAAGAGCCAGGCATATCATCAGAAACAACATTGATTGCTGAACACGAGCGTTTGGCCGCCGAGTATCACAACGAAAGGGCGCTACTGGAGGAAGCGTTAAGAAAATCAAAGGATAACTCTCAAAACACGTCGGAGGACGAATCAGCGGAAGAAGTCGAGTACGCTAGCACAGCCGCTGAAAAAGAGGCGGTGAATCAACTTAAAAAGACCAAGCCTCTGAAGCCAATACCGACCTCGATTAAGAAATCCGATGAAGAAGAG ACAAGCGCagaagatattaaaaagagGCAGGAATACTTAAAAGCGAGGCGAGATAAGCTCGTGGCTTTGAAGAAAGAAGCTAGAAGCCAACAGCTAGAAATGAATAAAACTCGGCCGAGCTCGGCCAGAGTGGTCGCAGAAGCGACTTTGAAAGGGCAGCAAGAGTTAGAAGCAGCGCAAGCTGTAGACCCTTCGATACTTCAAGTACGAAGGGCCCTGGCAGCCCGATTGAAAGCTGAAGTCGTGCATaagtaa
- the LOC139108839 gene encoding cilia- and flagella-associated protein 36 isoform X1, whose product MNDKDDSAWVFDSLIGFLQGPIWSSPLLTFIEEKSLVFEANTEDCEEYRKIYQEYKNLVDLLLGCFMEDMGITPEQFEHACTVNRDTKIPIHFQQNLFEQIWAANEYEIFKRMMIQKNLELQLQALNMIEQKYGLTPASLVYETDGFLDDELVMEDLIHKHALEDQGEEEEPGISSETTLIAEHERLAAEYHNERALLEEALRKSKDNSQNTSEDESAEEVEYASTAAEKEAVNQLKKTKPLKPIPTSIKKSDEEETSAEDIKKRQEYLKARRDKLVALKKEARSQQLEMNKTRPSSARVVAEATLKGQQELEAAQAVDPSILQVRRALAARLKAEVVHK is encoded by the exons ATGAACGACAAAGATGACAGCGCTTGGGTGTTCGATTCCTTAATTGGGTTTTTGCAAGGTCCGATATGGTCTTCGCCTCTGTTGACCTTCATCGAGGAAAAATCCCTCG TTTTCGAGGCCAACACCGAAGATTGCGAGGAATACCGGAAAATATATCAAGAGTACAAGAATTTAGTCGACTTGCTGCTCGGATGTTTCATGGAAGATATGGGTATTACACCGGAACAGTTCGAGCACGCCTGTACAGTAAACAGGGATACAAAGATTCCAATACATTTCCAACAA AATTTGTTCGAACAAATATGGGCGGCGAATGAGTACGAGATATTCAAAAGGATGATGATACAAAAGAATCTGGAGCTGCAGCTGCAAGCATTAAATATGATTGAGCAGAAATACGGTCTCACACCTGCTTCTCTCGTATATGAGACGGACGGGTTCCTTGATGATGAACTCGTCATGGAGGATTTGATACA CAAGCATGCTTTGGAAGATCAAGGCGAGGAAGAAGAGCCAGGCATATCATCAGAAACAACATTGATTGCTGAACACGAGCGTTTGGCCGCCGAGTATCACAACGAAAGGGCGCTACTGGAGGAAGCGTTAAGAAAATCAAAGGATAACTCTCAAAACACGTCGGAGGACGAATCAGCGGAAGAAGTCGAGTACGCTAGCACAGCCGCTGAAAAAGAGGCGGTGAATCAACTTAAAAAGACCAAGCCTCTGAAGCCAATACCGACCTCGATTAAGAAATCCGATGAAGAAGAG ACAAGCGCagaagatattaaaaagagGCAGGAATACTTAAAAGCGAGGCGAGATAAGCTCGTGGCTTTGAAGAAAGAAGCTAGAAGCCAACAGCTAGAAATGAATAAAACTCGGCCGAGCTCGGCCAGAGTGGTCGCAGAAGCGACTTTGAAAGGGCAGCAAGAGTTAGAAGCAGCGCAAGCTGTAGACCCTTCGATACTTCAAGTACGAAGGGCCCTGGCAGCCCGATTGAAAGCTGAAGTCGTGCATaagtaa
- the LOC139108842 gene encoding dual specificity protein phosphatase 3 isoform X1, with product MISTWCLAPFLFWQEWCETDIFHIIKIIYNMERKHNMLFNEDTTEHQLTCAIAATKVVGFKPLPGIDPNLDKTQYRAQQEIDCDEVYPGIFIGDGITAKNKKYLEILGITHLLNAAEGKRFGFVNTDANYYADTSIKYLGLQVKDLPSEDISKYFYTAANFIDEAISVKGKVFVHCMQGVSRSATCVLAYLMIKRNMLAVDAIRLIRANRDVHPNTGFLRQLAQLDNKLRRQRLTNLTSAI from the exons ATGATTAGCACTTGGTGTTTGGCACCTTTCCTTTTCTGGCAAG AATGGTGTGAAACTGATATCTTCCAcataatcaaaataatatacaacaTGGAAAGAAAGCATAAT ATGTTATTTAATGAAGACACCACAGAACATCAATTAACGTGTGCTATTGCAGCAACAAAAGTAGTTGGATTTAAACCATTGCCTGGAATTGATCCTAATCTTGACAAAACACAATATCGTGCTCAACAAGAAATTGATTGTGATGAAGTATATCCTGGAATATTTATTGGTGATGG TATTACAGCCAAGAACAAGAAATATCTTGAAATATTAGGTataacacatttattaaatgctGCTGAGGGAAAAAGGTTTGGATTTGTAAATACAGATGCCAATTATTATGCAGATAcatcaataaaatatcttggCTTACAAGTTAAAGATTTACCTAGCGAGGATAttagtaaatatttttatacagcAGCTAATTTTATTGATGAGGCAATATCTGTAAAAG GCAAAGTATTCGTACATTGCATGCAAGGTGTATCTCGTAGTGCTACGTGTGTTCTAGcatatttaatgataaaaagaaatatgttagCTGTTGATGCTATACGATTAATCCGAGCAAATCGAGACGTTCATCCAAATACAGGTTTTCTTCGGCAATTAGCACAATTggataataaattacgaaggCAGCGTTTAACTAATTTAACATCTGCAATATAA
- the LOC139108842 gene encoding dual specificity protein phosphatase 3 isoform X2, whose translation MERKHNMLFNEDTTEHQLTCAIAATKVVGFKPLPGIDPNLDKTQYRAQQEIDCDEVYPGIFIGDGITAKNKKYLEILGITHLLNAAEGKRFGFVNTDANYYADTSIKYLGLQVKDLPSEDISKYFYTAANFIDEAISVKGKVFVHCMQGVSRSATCVLAYLMIKRNMLAVDAIRLIRANRDVHPNTGFLRQLAQLDNKLRRQRLTNLTSAI comes from the exons aTGGAAAGAAAGCATAAT ATGTTATTTAATGAAGACACCACAGAACATCAATTAACGTGTGCTATTGCAGCAACAAAAGTAGTTGGATTTAAACCATTGCCTGGAATTGATCCTAATCTTGACAAAACACAATATCGTGCTCAACAAGAAATTGATTGTGATGAAGTATATCCTGGAATATTTATTGGTGATGG TATTACAGCCAAGAACAAGAAATATCTTGAAATATTAGGTataacacatttattaaatgctGCTGAGGGAAAAAGGTTTGGATTTGTAAATACAGATGCCAATTATTATGCAGATAcatcaataaaatatcttggCTTACAAGTTAAAGATTTACCTAGCGAGGATAttagtaaatatttttatacagcAGCTAATTTTATTGATGAGGCAATATCTGTAAAAG GCAAAGTATTCGTACATTGCATGCAAGGTGTATCTCGTAGTGCTACGTGTGTTCTAGcatatttaatgataaaaagaaatatgttagCTGTTGATGCTATACGATTAATCCGAGCAAATCGAGACGTTCATCCAAATACAGGTTTTCTTCGGCAATTAGCACAATTggataataaattacgaaggCAGCGTTTAACTAATTTAACATCTGCAATATAA